The Flavobacterium marginilacus genome window below encodes:
- a CDS encoding gamma carbonic anhydrase family protein, with product MVIKSVNGKTPNIPEDCYVAENATIVGEVTFGAECSVWFNAVIRGDVNFITIGNKVNIQDGAIVHCTYQKHPTIIGNNVSVGHNAIVHGCTIHDNVLVGMGAIIMDNCVVGSNSIVAAGAVVTQNTVIEPGSIYAGVPAKKVKDIDQSNFAGEIERISNNYVMYSSWFKE from the coding sequence ATGGTAATAAAATCTGTTAACGGTAAAACACCGAACATACCAGAAGATTGTTATGTGGCTGAAAATGCTACTATAGTAGGTGAGGTCACTTTTGGCGCAGAATGCAGTGTGTGGTTTAATGCCGTAATCCGTGGGGATGTTAATTTTATTACAATTGGTAATAAAGTTAATATACAAGATGGGGCAATTGTTCACTGTACTTATCAAAAGCATCCTACTATTATCGGTAATAATGTTTCTGTCGGACATAATGCGATTGTTCATGGATGTACAATACATGATAATGTACTAGTTGGAATGGGAGCAATAATTATGGATAATTGTGTTGTAGGCAGTAATTCAATTGTGGCAGCCGGGGCCGTAGTTACCCAAAATACCGTTATAGAGCCAGGTTCTATTTATGCTGGTGTGCCGGCTAAAAAAGTAAAGGATATTGACCAGTCCAATTTTGCTGGAGAAATAGAACGTATATCCAATAATTATGTGATGTATTCGAGCTGGTTTAAAGAGTAA
- a CDS encoding sensor histidine kinase, with product MHRREQPFFFKIVPSVFYILIIAISTIIKTLSEFYNDQQNTLIAESQRTATELNYLRTQTNPHFLFNSLNSIYSLAHKKSDLVPDAIVTLSEMMRYMLYETDNKYVLLEKEIDYIKNYIELQKLRLNNIENISINIHGNTKDKFIEPMLLISFIENAFKYGTDYKGAAYVKIVITIEENVFSFWIENKIENNKKDPENSGIGLANIKNRLNLLYPNTHQLDLKTKDSKYTVHLTLQLDQIQS from the coding sequence ATGCACAGACGGGAGCAGCCTTTTTTCTTCAAAATTGTACCTTCAGTCTTTTATATTTTAATTATAGCAATAAGTACAATAATCAAAACATTATCTGAGTTTTACAATGACCAGCAAAACACATTGATTGCTGAAAGCCAAAGAACTGCAACTGAATTAAACTATTTGAGAACCCAGACAAATCCTCATTTTTTATTTAATTCATTAAACAGCATTTACTCATTAGCGCATAAAAAATCGGATCTGGTTCCCGATGCTATCGTAACTTTATCCGAAATGATGCGGTATATGCTGTATGAAACAGATAATAAATATGTTTTGCTCGAAAAGGAAATCGATTATATTAAAAACTATATTGAGTTACAAAAATTAAGGCTTAATAATATTGAAAACATTAGTATAAACATTCATGGCAACACTAAAGATAAGTTTATAGAACCCATGCTATTGATTTCATTTATAGAAAATGCATTCAAATACGGAACCGACTATAAAGGAGCTGCTTATGTGAAAATTGTAATTACTATTGAAGAAAATGTATTTTCTTTTTGGATAGAAAATAAAATTGAGAACAATAAAAAAGATCCTGAAAATTCAGGAATTGGTTTGGCAAATATCAAAAACAGGCTTAATCTGCTTTATCCAAACACACATCAGCTGGATTTAAAAACTAAAGATTCAAAATATACCGTCCATTTGACTTTACAATTAGACCAGATTCAGTCATAA
- a CDS encoding PorP/SprF family type IX secretion system membrane protein — MYHKIKLVIVLFFISLSSFSQEGIPIYSDYLSDNYYLIFPSMAGAANCSKLRLTARKQWFDQENAPALQTLSYNGRVGERSGVGAILFNDVNGYHSQLGFKATYAHHILFSRDEVDLNQLSFGVNVGVNQSQLDETEFQNSGDYDPALGNIQQHASYFNLDIGASYNLLDFSLNAVIKNVLETRQKLYTEYESDNLRKFVISGGYIFGNPDKVLWEPSLLYQYVDKTKESALDMNIKAYKNLEMGQLWGGLSYRKSFDGAEFTNGGGTNSQKLQYLTPVLGFNYKTFMFAYTYTHLLGEIQYGNSGFHQLTLGFNFSCRPQKYDCNCPAIN; from the coding sequence ATGTACCACAAAATCAAGTTAGTAATTGTTCTCTTTTTTATTAGTTTAAGTAGTTTTTCACAGGAAGGAATACCAATATATTCAGATTATTTGTCAGATAATTATTATTTGATTTTTCCATCAATGGCCGGTGCAGCAAATTGCAGTAAACTAAGACTTACTGCAAGAAAGCAGTGGTTCGATCAGGAAAATGCTCCTGCACTCCAGACGTTAAGTTATAATGGCAGAGTAGGAGAGCGGTCAGGAGTTGGTGCTATACTTTTTAATGACGTAAACGGATATCATTCTCAACTCGGTTTCAAGGCGACTTATGCGCATCATATACTGTTTTCGAGAGATGAAGTAGATTTGAATCAGTTATCTTTTGGGGTTAATGTTGGAGTTAATCAAAGCCAGCTGGATGAAACTGAATTTCAGAATTCTGGTGATTATGATCCAGCCCTTGGAAACATACAGCAGCATGCTTCCTATTTTAATTTAGATATTGGAGCATCTTATAATTTACTTGATTTTAGTTTGAATGCAGTTATTAAGAATGTTTTAGAAACACGCCAAAAACTTTATACCGAATATGAAAGCGACAATTTGAGAAAATTCGTCATTAGCGGCGGTTATATTTTTGGGAATCCTGATAAGGTTTTGTGGGAGCCTTCTTTGTTGTATCAGTATGTAGACAAAACAAAGGAAAGTGCATTGGATATGAATATTAAAGCGTATAAGAATTTAGAAATGGGACAATTGTGGGGAGGCTTGTCTTATAGAAAAAGTTTTGATGGCGCTGAATTTACTAATGGCGGAGGTACTAACAGTCAGAAATTACAATATTTAACTCCTGTTTTAGGTTTTAATTACAAAACCTTTATGTTTGCTTACACATACACCCATTTATTAGGCGAAATACAATATGGTAATTCTGGATTTCATCAGCTTACTTTAGGGTTTAACTTTTCATGCAGGCCTCAAAAGTACGATTGTAACTGTCCGGCAATTAATTAA
- a CDS encoding mechanosensitive ion channel family protein, protein MTLDPNYISTYADFFIKKIAEYSPEVISALIILFIGLYAIRIINRLVRKLMIKRNLDPTLSKFLADILLWVLRGLLFVTVIDKLGIGTTSFVTILATMGFAIGMSLQGSLSNFAGGILIILFKPFKVGDTIEAQGVMATVLEIQIFVTKLVTGNNQTIFVPNGSLSNGIITNYSMQGTRRADLTISISYGTDLKKAKDIITKALADNPKVLPSPAAEVSVKNLTDSSIQLAVRPWAKNEDFSSVVATTLEDCKLAFDNAGITFQPYVSELSNNNK, encoded by the coding sequence ATGACCTTAGATCCAAATTACATTTCCACTTACGCCGATTTTTTCATAAAAAAAATAGCAGAATATTCCCCTGAGGTTATTTCTGCTCTTATTATTTTATTTATTGGACTCTATGCAATTCGAATAATCAATAGACTTGTTAGAAAATTAATGATTAAACGAAATTTGGATCCAACATTATCCAAATTTCTGGCCGACATTTTACTTTGGGTTTTAAGAGGACTGTTATTTGTAACCGTCATCGATAAACTGGGCATCGGAACTACTTCATTCGTTACCATTCTGGCAACTATGGGGTTTGCAATTGGTATGTCGCTGCAGGGCTCATTGTCTAATTTTGCCGGTGGAATCTTGATTATTCTCTTCAAACCTTTCAAAGTGGGAGACACTATCGAAGCTCAGGGAGTTATGGCAACTGTACTTGAAATACAAATTTTTGTTACCAAATTGGTAACCGGAAACAACCAGACCATTTTTGTTCCAAACGGCTCTTTGTCAAACGGAATCATTACTAATTATTCGATGCAGGGAACAAGAAGGGCCGATTTGACCATTTCAATATCTTATGGAACCGACTTAAAAAAAGCAAAGGACATTATAACTAAAGCTTTGGCTGACAATCCAAAAGTATTGCCTTCACCTGCCGCAGAAGTATCAGTTAAAAACTTAACAGATAGTTCTATTCAACTGGCTGTAAGACCTTGGGCTAAAAACGAAGATTTCAGTAGTGTTGTTGCAACGACTTTAGAAGACTGTAAATTGGCCTTTGATAATGCAGGTATTACTTTCCAGCCTTATGTTTCAGAACTATCGAACAACAACAAATAA
- a CDS encoding LytR/AlgR family response regulator transcription factor, producing MKCVIIDDEPLAVDLLVEFVGRVDSLELVTTFTNAIDAISIINQSDVDLIFLDIEMPHFSGIDFINAIEKKPLIIFTTAYSNYAVEGFNLGAVDYLVKPIPFNRFLKAVLRAQQIFAPKSLSAPNQITNAPEIEHDFMFVRAEYENVKINFSEILFIEGLKDYVKIYTSDNKYTLTLISLIKLENLLSSKGFARIHRSYIINIKHVKSIQKNKVLITDKRIPISESYKASFFEKINI from the coding sequence ATGAAATGTGTTATTATAGACGACGAGCCATTAGCAGTAGATTTATTGGTTGAATTTGTTGGAAGAGTAGATTCACTCGAACTGGTAACCACTTTTACTAATGCGATAGATGCGATATCAATAATTAATCAATCAGATGTAGATTTAATTTTTTTAGATATAGAAATGCCACATTTTTCTGGAATTGATTTTATCAATGCTATCGAAAAAAAACCATTGATCATATTTACAACCGCTTATTCTAATTATGCAGTCGAAGGTTTTAATCTTGGTGCTGTAGATTATCTGGTAAAACCAATTCCTTTCAACCGATTCTTAAAAGCAGTATTGCGTGCACAGCAGATTTTTGCTCCAAAAAGCCTTTCGGCACCAAACCAAATAACAAATGCACCAGAAATTGAACATGATTTTATGTTTGTCAGAGCTGAATATGAGAATGTAAAAATTAATTTTTCTGAAATTTTATTTATCGAAGGACTGAAAGATTATGTAAAAATTTACACCAGCGACAATAAATATACATTAACGCTGATCAGTTTAATAAAATTGGAAAATTTATTGTCTTCTAAAGGCTTTGCAAGGATTCACCGTTCGTATATTATCAATATTAAACATGTAAAATCAATTCAAAAAAACAAAGTACTGATAACAGATAAAAGAATTCCTATCAGCGAAAGTTATAAAGCTTCTTTCTTTGAAAAAATAAATATTTAA
- a CDS encoding Kelch repeat-containing protein, with protein MKHLKKGIFITTLLISLIFIGCSNDDDEETLGNWVKKSAFDGPARSSATSFVIGTFAYVTTGYTGDEYLKDLWAYNSTGDYWEQKADFTGIARSSASGFELNGKGYIGLGYDGTNKLKDFYQYNPDTNTWTQKADFGGTARYSAVGFQVGGKAYFGTGYDGNYLKDFYQYNDTDNTWTQVNGFSGNKRRNATVFVINDIAYLGTGINSGVNQVDFWAFDPSTDVWTRKRDLDDDESDHDTYSITRANASSFTIDGLGYIACGSSGNTIWEYNPKTDIWTTKTALEGSGRSDAVGITIDGQRGFIALGKSGTSYFDDVWEFKPKEEQNDDDN; from the coding sequence ATGAAACATTTAAAAAAAGGTATATTTATTACCACATTACTTATCAGCTTAATTTTCATTGGATGCAGTAATGATGATGATGAAGAAACACTAGGAAACTGGGTGAAAAAATCAGCATTTGACGGTCCAGCCCGATCAAGTGCAACCAGCTTTGTCATTGGCACTTTTGCTTATGTAACGACTGGTTATACAGGAGATGAATATCTAAAAGATTTATGGGCTTACAATTCTACTGGCGATTATTGGGAACAAAAAGCAGATTTTACAGGTATTGCCAGAAGCTCTGCAAGCGGATTTGAATTAAACGGAAAAGGATATATTGGTCTTGGTTATGATGGAACTAATAAATTAAAAGATTTTTACCAATACAATCCAGACACAAATACCTGGACTCAAAAAGCAGATTTTGGAGGAACAGCACGTTATAGTGCTGTAGGTTTTCAAGTGGGCGGTAAAGCTTATTTTGGAACTGGATATGACGGTAATTATTTAAAAGATTTTTACCAATATAACGACACTGATAATACCTGGACGCAGGTAAATGGATTTAGCGGTAACAAAAGAAGAAATGCTACTGTATTTGTAATTAATGACATTGCCTATTTAGGAACAGGAATAAACAGCGGTGTCAATCAAGTGGATTTTTGGGCATTCGATCCTAGTACAGATGTATGGACCAGAAAAAGAGATCTTGATGATGATGAGAGCGATCACGACACTTATTCGATTACAAGAGCCAATGCGTCTAGCTTTACTATAGACGGATTAGGTTATATTGCCTGCGGATCAAGCGGCAATACTATCTGGGAGTACAATCCTAAAACTGATATTTGGACAACCAAAACTGCACTTGAAGGATCAGGAAGATCAGATGCTGTAGGAATTACAATAGATGGACAAAGAGGCTTCATTGCCTTAGGAAAATCAGGAACTTCTTATTTTGACGATGTATGGGAATTTAAACCAAAAGAAGAGCAAAATGACGATGATAATTAA
- a CDS encoding aromatic hydrocarbon degradation protein produces MKKSGSFLVLAFFASFWSYSQSIATSPYSLFGLGSMYESNFGLTAGLGTAGIALPSDGFINNKNAASLINLPANNFFFEIGGTGLQSSFENNLKKENRNNSQFSHFAFAFPITSKSAFSIAMMPYSSSSFKISGLKIPIIDGSSEYYYLDVLGTGGLNNLDLAYAYKLSNKLSFGFSASVLFGNTTDKRSYIINNSVTNIDNKISYGGIRPALSSQFKMNPSLTLGLNVKSPARVNAAKTQSVSVVNDSGTSDIETDQLSDTDDFYLPLDIGFGVNKSFKNKFNVAFDYEKSFWSATNQSDMYGNFSDQEKFSLGFSYLKAKTSRNYFDRIKFVAGAHYDTGYLVVSNNKIEDKNFSIGASFPLDHLSSALFISYTYGSKGQITNSLIQENYHKLTLNLNLDGIWFVRKKLD; encoded by the coding sequence ATGAAAAAAAGTGGATCGTTTCTAGTTTTAGCTTTTTTTGCTTCTTTTTGGTCTTATTCCCAAAGTATTGCAACATCTCCATATTCCCTTTTTGGATTAGGCAGTATGTATGAAAGTAATTTTGGATTAACTGCAGGATTGGGCACAGCGGGAATAGCTTTGCCTTCTGATGGTTTTATCAATAATAAAAATGCTGCATCTTTAATTAATCTTCCTGCCAATAATTTCTTTTTTGAAATCGGCGGTACTGGACTTCAATCGTCTTTTGAAAATAATCTCAAAAAAGAAAACAGAAATAATTCTCAGTTTTCACATTTTGCTTTTGCTTTTCCAATTACTAGTAAATCTGCTTTTAGCATAGCAATGATGCCGTATTCCAGTTCTTCTTTTAAGATTTCTGGATTAAAAATCCCGATAATTGACGGCAGCAGTGAATATTATTATTTGGATGTATTGGGAACAGGAGGTCTGAATAATTTAGATTTAGCATATGCTTACAAATTGAGTAATAAATTATCATTCGGTTTTTCTGCTTCGGTTCTTTTTGGGAATACTACAGATAAAAGAAGTTATATCATTAATAATTCGGTTACAAATATTGATAACAAGATAAGTTATGGTGGTATTCGGCCTGCTTTAAGCTCGCAGTTCAAAATGAATCCATCATTGACTTTGGGATTAAATGTAAAATCACCAGCAAGAGTAAATGCTGCCAAAACTCAATCAGTTAGTGTTGTGAATGATTCTGGGACTTCAGATATTGAAACAGATCAGCTGTCAGATACGGATGATTTTTATTTGCCTTTGGATATTGGATTCGGAGTTAATAAATCATTCAAGAATAAATTTAATGTGGCTTTTGACTATGAAAAAAGTTTCTGGAGCGCTACGAATCAATCCGATATGTATGGTAATTTTTCCGATCAGGAAAAATTTTCATTGGGTTTTTCATATTTAAAAGCAAAAACATCCAGAAACTATTTTGACAGAATAAAGTTTGTTGCAGGAGCTCACTATGATACAGGTTATTTGGTTGTAAGTAATAATAAAATTGAAGATAAGAATTTTTCTATTGGCGCTTCTTTCCCATTGGATCATTTATCATCAGCTTTATTCATTTCCTATACTTATGGAAGTAAAGGGCAGATAACTAATTCACTGATACAGGAAAATTATCATAAACTGACACTGAACCTTAATTTAGACGGTATCTGGTTTGTTAGAAAAAAGCTGGACTAG
- a CDS encoding DUF4270 family protein yields the protein MYKFLFLIFSALFIVSCDSDADQGDFVVGADYLAIKNKVISIDTLTIDVSTIKMDSLVTSSESRILVGNYDDPLFGKIKSDSYFQVSANSFSLISQSSDTDATGYVFDSIAMIMRYDDYYYADTTKVQTLNIHRVLKNFKPNVNDNSFYNSSSLAYNETSLGTITYRPKPIGKDSINIKLSNEFGTELFNKFKNNEIENSTDFTEYLKGFVLKSTSASSSSIIGFNMSSVLRLYYSKGKKGETGDDYVMDFTISDAAKQFNAVSSDRTGTLIQDLPLSKMNLSSIYTGNSGFIQSGTGIACRIDFPNIKQLKYISEKGAIVDAKLMLKPVKNSYSEMFPLPKTLSIYVVDKLNRTKSVLTNSSGETVVATLNTDNDEFDENVGYQFSLGSFLQKEMLKESDSKSGLLFTLPALSKVVGRVALGDQTNKESKIKLQIYYITY from the coding sequence ATGTACAAGTTCTTGTTTTTAATTTTTTCGGCTTTGTTCATTGTTTCTTGTGACTCTGATGCAGATCAAGGCGATTTTGTTGTTGGAGCAGATTATTTAGCGATAAAGAATAAAGTGATTTCTATAGACACTCTTACTATAGATGTTTCTACTATTAAAATGGATTCTTTGGTTACTTCAAGTGAAAGCAGAATTTTAGTAGGGAATTATGATGATCCGCTTTTTGGAAAAATAAAGTCAGATAGTTATTTCCAGGTTTCGGCAAATTCTTTTAGTCTCATTAGTCAAAGTTCAGATACTGATGCTACGGGATATGTTTTCGATTCCATAGCAATGATCATGAGATATGACGATTACTATTATGCTGATACGACAAAGGTTCAAACGCTGAATATTCATCGGGTATTGAAGAATTTTAAGCCCAATGTTAATGATAATAGTTTTTATAACAGTTCCAGTCTCGCTTATAATGAGACTAGTTTAGGAACGATTACTTATCGTCCCAAGCCCATAGGCAAAGACAGTATCAATATAAAGCTGAGCAATGAATTTGGAACGGAACTTTTTAATAAGTTTAAGAATAATGAAATAGAAAACTCAACAGATTTTACAGAGTATTTAAAAGGATTTGTGTTAAAATCGACTTCTGCTTCATCTTCTAGTATAATTGGATTTAATATGTCCAGTGTACTTCGTCTGTATTATTCTAAAGGGAAAAAAGGAGAGACTGGAGATGATTATGTAATGGATTTTACAATATCTGATGCAGCTAAGCAGTTTAATGCTGTTTCATCTGATAGAACTGGAACCTTAATTCAGGATTTGCCTTTGTCCAAAATGAATTTGTCCAGTATATATACCGGCAACAGTGGATTCATTCAGTCGGGCACAGGAATAGCGTGCAGAATTGATTTTCCTAACATAAAACAATTAAAATATATCTCGGAGAAAGGAGCTATTGTTGATGCAAAACTAATGCTTAAGCCTGTTAAAAATTCGTATTCCGAAATGTTTCCGCTGCCTAAAACCCTTAGTATTTATGTGGTTGATAAATTAAATCGGACAAAGTCAGTTCTTACAAATTCCAGCGGCGAAACTGTAGTCGCAACTCTGAATACTGATAATGATGAATTTGACGAGAACGTTGGCTATCAATTTTCTCTTGGTTCTTTTTTACAAAAAGAAATGCTAAAAGAGTCGGATTCTAAAAGCGGGCTGCTTTTTACTCTGCCAGCTTTATCTAAAGTTGTCGGGAGGGTTGCTCTGGGCGATCAGACAAACAAGGAGAGTAAAATTAAATTACAAATTTATTATATAACATATTAA
- a CDS encoding NifU family protein: protein MTKITIKETQNPTIIKFEFPDFITQNENYEFKNIDEAKSSPLAQQLFYLPFVKTVYISGNFIAVERFSIVEWDDVKEAVAEQIEAYVNKGGVIVNADENKPKKQAITVYGESTPNPAALKFVVNKMITKNAVEFKNIDQSAPSPLATELFKFPYVKEIFIDENYISVTKYDINEWQDITLELRTFIKQFIENGGTVLDENLIQNIVKDEKAKDESFDSLDETSQKIINILEEYVKPAVAADGGNILFDSYDGDSKTVKVIMQGACNGCPSSTFTLKSGIENMLKSMLNDEGIKVEAV from the coding sequence ATGACTAAAATAACGATAAAAGAAACACAAAATCCGACTATTATAAAATTTGAGTTTCCAGACTTCATCACTCAAAATGAAAATTACGAATTCAAGAACATAGACGAAGCCAAATCATCTCCTCTTGCACAGCAGCTTTTTTATCTGCCGTTTGTAAAAACTGTATACATATCAGGAAATTTTATTGCTGTCGAAAGATTCAGCATAGTAGAATGGGACGATGTAAAAGAAGCAGTTGCTGAACAGATAGAAGCCTATGTAAATAAAGGCGGAGTTATTGTTAACGCTGATGAAAACAAACCAAAAAAACAAGCAATTACTGTTTATGGCGAGTCTACTCCAAATCCTGCAGCGCTAAAATTTGTAGTCAATAAAATGATTACAAAAAATGCAGTTGAATTTAAAAACATAGATCAAAGTGCGCCTTCACCGCTTGCAACAGAACTATTCAAATTTCCATATGTAAAGGAAATATTTATTGACGAAAATTATATTTCGGTTACAAAATATGATATTAATGAATGGCAGGATATCACACTGGAGTTAAGAACTTTCATCAAACAATTTATTGAAAACGGCGGAACTGTTCTTGACGAAAATTTAATTCAAAACATTGTTAAAGACGAAAAAGCCAAAGATGAATCATTTGATTCCCTTGACGAAACTTCTCAAAAAATCATCAATATCTTAGAAGAATACGTAAAACCGGCAGTTGCTGCCGATGGCGGAAATATCCTTTTTGACTCTTATGATGGTGATTCAAAAACAGTAAAAGTAATTATGCAGGGAGCCTGCAATGGCTGTCCATCTTCTACTTTTACGTTAAAAAGCGGTATTGAAAATATGCTGAAGAGCATGCTGAATGATGAAGGAATCAAAGTCGAAGCTGTCTAA
- a CDS encoding IS30 family transposase — translation MAHLTLEQRYKIEVYRNAGISISEIAELVDKNKSVISREIKRNSDQRSGVYKAVLADKKALNRHKVKIKKCTLTSEVEANILFYLKQDYSPEQIVGRAKIDKRAMVSKERIYQYIWENKRKGGLLYKHLRTKGKKYKKRGHLKDKRGLIIGRVDISERPKIVEKKSRLGDLEIDLVIGKNHKGALLTINDRASGILFMGKVESKEASAIQQKTIELLKDWKPIIKTITSDNGKEFANHRAIAEDLDIDYYFAKPYHSWERGANENLNGLIRQYFPKKSNFENIEEQQIKTVVNTLNNRPRKRFGYKTPNEIFAEKINKLNTVAFIC, via the coding sequence ATGGCACATTTAACGTTAGAACAAAGATACAAAATAGAAGTATATAGAAATGCCGGTATCAGTATTTCCGAAATTGCTGAATTGGTAGATAAAAACAAATCAGTTATTTCTCGAGAAATAAAACGTAATTCTGATCAAAGAAGTGGTGTTTATAAAGCTGTTTTGGCGGATAAAAAAGCTTTAAACAGGCATAAGGTTAAGATCAAAAAATGCACTTTAACCTCAGAAGTTGAAGCAAATATTTTGTTTTATTTAAAGCAAGATTACAGTCCTGAACAAATTGTTGGCAGAGCAAAAATTGACAAAAGAGCAATGGTTTCTAAAGAAAGAATCTATCAATATATTTGGGAAAATAAACGCAAAGGAGGACTCTTATATAAACATCTTAGGACCAAGGGTAAAAAGTATAAAAAAAGAGGACATTTAAAGGATAAAAGAGGACTTATTATTGGTAGGGTCGATATTAGCGAGCGTCCAAAGATTGTAGAAAAGAAAAGTAGATTGGGCGATTTAGAGATTGATTTGGTCATTGGTAAGAATCACAAAGGAGCGTTACTAACTATCAATGACAGAGCCTCTGGAATACTTTTTATGGGAAAAGTAGAAAGCAAAGAAGCTAGTGCAATACAGCAGAAAACAATTGAATTATTGAAAGATTGGAAACCAATAATCAAGACCATTACTTCGGATAATGGAAAGGAATTTGCCAATCATCGGGCCATTGCAGAAGATTTAGATATCGATTATTATTTTGCCAAACCCTACCATAGCTGGGAACGAGGAGCCAATGAAAATTTAAACGGATTAATAAGACAATATTTTCCTAAAAAATCTAACTTTGAAAACATCGAAGAACAACAAATAAAAACAGTAGTTAATACATTAAACAACAGACCCAGAAAAAGATTTGGCTATAAAACACCTAATGAAATTTTCGCCGAAAAAATCAATAAATTGAATACTGTTGCATTTATATGTTGA
- a CDS encoding DUF6268 family outer membrane beta-barrel protein, protein MRIHNFITILILTPLFSAYAQNGYILEFNTKTEPIDNGSIKQTEIGMQFFKDISAATKLTNTFKYKSTTITDEIETYLLADYNTNYSNTHFNSFSNAFEFSHQFSKKTKLNLSFEPTVNFQNSISITDATILGGAEISQTISNSSSIDLGIKRMTVFGKPQLLPTFAFNHQFNKDVSLKLGFPNTALSYSSSIRDSFSLRNDFSGSVYNLNPNLISDDKTSMARAGFSQMETTLQYERNIDTSWFVNFKGGYSTNKEFKFSDENKTAEINQTLKNGGVFSISIKYKL, encoded by the coding sequence ATGAGAATACACAACTTTATTACGATTCTAATTCTAACTCCGCTGTTTAGTGCTTATGCGCAAAATGGATATATTCTTGAATTTAATACCAAAACTGAACCAATAGATAATGGCTCAATAAAACAAACTGAAATTGGAATGCAGTTTTTTAAAGACATCAGCGCTGCAACTAAATTGACAAATACTTTTAAATACAAGAGCACAACAATTACTGACGAAATAGAAACCTATCTATTAGCAGACTATAACACTAATTACAGCAATACTCATTTTAATAGTTTTAGCAATGCTTTTGAATTTTCACATCAATTTTCAAAAAAAACAAAATTGAATTTAAGCTTCGAGCCTACTGTTAACTTTCAGAATAGTATCAGCATTACCGATGCAACAATTTTGGGAGGCGCTGAAATTAGTCAGACAATAAGCAACAGCAGCAGTATTGATTTGGGAATAAAAAGAATGACTGTTTTTGGGAAACCTCAACTACTGCCAACATTTGCTTTTAATCATCAATTCAACAAGGACGTTTCATTAAAATTAGGTTTTCCAAATACAGCATTATCCTATTCTAGTTCAATTCGTGATTCGTTTAGTTTAAGAAATGACTTTAGCGGAAGCGTTTACAACCTGAATCCTAACCTAATTTCAGATGATAAAACAAGTATGGCTAGAGCTGGATTTTCACAGATGGAAACCACACTTCAATATGAAAGAAACATAGACACTTCTTGGTTTGTTAATTTCAAAGGAGGGTATTCGACAAACAAAGAATTTAAATTTTCGGATGAAAATAAAACAGCTGAAATAAATCAGACTTTAAAAAACGGAGGCGTTTTTTCTATAAGCATTAAATACAAACTTTAA
- a CDS encoding DUF4907 domain-containing protein encodes MTMIINNCNDKFFWKKSQKNLSYILNFSLIIFIIGLLLFIFCRKEQRLEIQSIKTVNGWGYQITNNSKIIIKQSIIPVISESKSFETEKEALAVGELVLEKLNSNNSPTITKNDLILLKIKL; translated from the coding sequence ATGACGATGATAATTAATAATTGTAACGACAAATTCTTCTGGAAAAAATCCCAGAAGAATTTGTCATATATTTTAAATTTTAGTCTGATTATCTTTATAATTGGACTGCTGCTGTTTATTTTCTGCAGAAAAGAACAGAGATTAGAAATTCAATCCATAAAAACGGTTAACGGCTGGGGCTACCAAATTACCAATAATAGTAAAATAATTATAAAACAGTCAATTATACCTGTAATTAGTGAGTCCAAAAGTTTTGAAACTGAAAAAGAAGCTTTAGCTGTGGGAGAATTGGTACTAGAAAAATTGAACTCTAACAATTCCCCTACCATTACAAAAAATGATTTAATTTTATTAAAAATAAAATTGTAG